A single Lolium perenne isolate Kyuss_39 chromosome 6, Kyuss_2.0, whole genome shotgun sequence DNA region contains:
- the LOC127308838 gene encoding RNA-binding NOB1-like protein: MEAWPPLAPAAGDAAFPPLGPAAGDPAFPPPPPAPFPAAAGGAAPWAWGDAATARRETVAKESAAQAVSRIVSSCADSGGVAVAVVDANAVISGGAALATTAGRLVTVPEVLEEVRDAAARRRLALLPTPVETVEPAPEFVKKVVKFARETGDLQTLSDVDMKIIALAYMLEAEIHGTSHLREHPPPLHVVSVRSLKEAPLPGWGNNVPNLAEWEALDKMSEAQGDLSSRILPLKDLENQHVPTSETNSISETPGDEEFQPSKREACIPWEDDENNEGWFPAVSRTTHRKYLRRKARRDALKGSEQSFDTSSIAPSVDDDNDLSENGLDPVDDTSAVPEKTRSNTDILQSQEENKHQIAGDHFHSDQLSNGDNGVGNAAAVEGRDATDACTEQLGNLDIKSETEEGLEASFVDDESSEQSWALRSLSESTVACVTSDYAMQNVILQIGLRLLAPGGMQIRQLHRWVLRCHACYKVTQEIGKIFCPKCGNGGTLRKVSVTVGENGITMASRRPRVTLRGTKFSLPMPQGGRSAVINNPILREDQLPSKVLHPKSKKSNKLGDDFLGAEDIFTHSGEKKVELKPPVRKALAMFSGKRNPNDNHFSRKKG, encoded by the exons ATGGAAGCGTGGCCGCCTCTCGCTCCCGCCGCCGGCGACGCGGCCTTCCCGCCGCTCGGCCCGGCCGCCGGTGACCCGGCCTTCCCGCCCCCGCCTCCCGCCcccttccccgccgccgccggcggcgcggccccgTGGGCGTGGGGCGACGCCGCGACGGCGCGGAGGGAGACGGTGGCGAAGGAGTCAGCGGCGCAGGCGGTGAGCCGCATCGTGTCCAGCTGCGCCGACTCGGGCGGCGTGGCGGTGGCCGTCGTGGACGCCAACGCGGTCATCTCGGGCGGCGCCGCGCTCGCCACCACCGCCGGCCGCCTCGTCACGGTGCCGGAGGTGCTCGAGGAGGTGCGGGACgcggccgcgcgccgccgcctcgcgCTCCTGCCTACGCCCGTGGAGACCGTCGAGCCCGCCCCTGAGTTCGTCAAGAAAG TTGTCAAATTCGCCAGGGAAACAGGAGATCTCCAAACACTTTCAGATGTCGATATGAAGATCATCGCTCTAGCTTACATGTTGGAGGCTGAGATCCACGGGACCAGCCATCTGCGGGAGCACCCACCTCCGCTGCATGTCGTCAGCGTCCGGAGCTTGAAGGAGGCTCCACTGCCGGGCTGGGGCAATAACGTGCCAAACCTGGCGGAGTGGGAGGCGTTGGATAAGATGTCTGAAGCACAGGGTGATCTTAGTTCTCGGATACTTCCGCTGAAGGATCTTGAGAACCAGCATGTCCCTACAAGTGAGACCAACAGTATTTCTGAGACACCTGGGGATGAAGAGTTTCAGCCTTCGAAGAGGGAGGCCTGTATACCTTGGGAGGATGACGAGAATAATGAAGGGTGGTTTCCTGCTGTTAGCCGTACCACGCACAGGAAATACTTACGGAGGAAAGCGAGGCGTGATGCCCTCAAAGGATCTGAGCAAAGTTTTGACACGAGTTCTATTGCTCCATCAGTCGATGATGATAATGATTTATCTGAAAATGGTTTGGATCCAGTGGATGACACTTCTGCTGTTCCAGAGAAAACAAGGTCAAATACTGACATCTTGCAGTCCCAGGAAGAGAATAAACACCAAATTGCTGGAGACCATTTCCACTCTGACCAACTATCTAATGGAGATAATGGGGTAGGCAACGCTGCTGCTGTTGAAGGGAGAGATGCTACTGATGCATGCACTGAGCAATTGGGTAACTTAGATATAAAAAGTGAGACAGAGGAAGGCCTTGAGGCTTCTTTTGTAGATGATGAGAGTAGTGAGCAGAGTTGGGCACTGAGGTCCTTATCTGAATCTACTGTAGCATGTGTTACTAGTGACTATGCAATGCAAAATGTTATCCTGCAGATTGGTCTCCGTCTCTTGGCACCAGGTGGCATGCAAATACGCCAGTTGCATAG ATGGGTTCTGAGGTGTCATGCTTGCTACAAGGTCACCCAAGAGATTGGAAAAATATTTTGTCCAAAGTGTGGCAATGGTGGCACCTTGCGAAAGGTTTCGGTAACAGTCGGTGAAAATGGGATCACTATGGCTTCACGACGGCCACGTGTTACACTCCGAGGAACAAAA TTCTCCCTCCCAATGCCCCAAGGTGGGAGATCTGCCGTAATTAATAACCCCATTTTACGTGAAGATCAACTTCCCTCGAAGGTTCTGCATCCTAAATCGAAGAAGTCGAACAAGCTG GGGGATGATTTCCTGGGTGCCGAGGACATATTTACCCACAGCGGCGAGAAGAAAGTGGAGCTGAAACCCCCAGTTAGGAAGGCACTCGCAATGTTCAGTGGGAAACGGAATCCTAATGACAACCACTTTTCTCGCAAGAAGGGCTAA